Genomic segment of Molothrus aeneus isolate 106 chromosome 3, BPBGC_Maene_1.0, whole genome shotgun sequence:
GAGGCCAGCACGAGCCACTTTGCCCTCGCTCTCAGCCCACAAATCCTCGTTGTCGCAGCTCTGCCGCAGACCCAGCAGGCGCTGCAGGCGCTGGTAGAGGTACCTGATAGTTCTCACGAGAGCAAAGGCTGAGAACACCTTGGTGAAGTGGATTTTGAGGCGGGAGAAGTGGTTGGCCACATCCAGCACGGCCCTGAAGCTGTTGTAGACGGCAGAGAAGGTGGCATCCATCATCATGCTGACAGAGGCGAAGGCGTGCACGATGCTCTCGATGGACTGGAAGGcgcccctgctgctctcctcagccTGCTGCACAAACCTGCTGGGGGGAACGGCCTCGGCGCAGAAGCGGTTATAGCCCAGCCCCCCGTAGCCATAGCTGTAGGGACTGTAGCTTCCATAGAAAGAGGAGCCGTAGGAGCCGTAGCCCGGCGAGAAGGAGCTGCTGTAGGCTGGCCTGAAAGCGCTCAGGCTGCTGCTCGCCGCCTGCTGGGATGGCCTGGGCAAGATGGGCGGGGGGATTCGTGCCACCACCGTGGGCTGGCCGGGCCTGGTCAGCAGGTTGTCACCCAAGTCAGCAGACCTAAACCAAGTCAGATAGGCAAGATCAGCACCCAGAGTTTAGGTTTTCCTTTCCACTGACTCCTAAACACCACAGAGAGTTTCAGCAGCATgggtgtgacagtgttcacaagGGTTCAAgcatgagggaagagacaaggatctgactcgtCTCCACAAcatattttatgatatgtattatattaaaactatactaaaaagaatagaagaaaggatttcatcagaaggctggctaagaatagaaaaagaaggaatgataacaaaggcttgtggcttggactctctgtctgagccagctgactgtgattggccattaattagaaacaaccacacgagaccaatcccagatgcacctgttgcgttccacagcagcagataaccattggttacattttgttcctgaggcctctcagcttctcaggaggaaaaatcctaggGAAAGGATTGTTCAGAACacatgt
This window contains:
- the PEX13 gene encoding peroxisome biogenesis factor 13 isoform X2, which translates into the protein MAATPPPKPWESRRLPGTATAFQSADLGDNLLTRPGQPTVVARIPPPILPRPSQQAASSSLSAFRPAYSSSFSPGYGSYGSSFYGSYSPYSYGYGGLGYNRFCAEAVPPSRFVQQAEESSRGAFQSIESIVHAFASVSMMMDATFSAVYNSFRAVLDVANHFSRLKIHFTKVFSAFALVRTIRYLYQRLQRLLGLRQSCDNEDLWAESEGKVARAGLEDKVANSAKSWPIFLFFAVILGGPYLIWKLLSTYSEEETVSSNWASGEDDHVVGRAEYDFNALSEEEISFRAGDMLRLAPKEQQPKIRGWLLASYDGQTTGLVPANYIKILGKRRGYRKKT